Genomic DNA from Herpetosiphonaceae bacterium:
GGCCCGTGCGAGATGAAGAGATACTCCGCGCTCTGAATCTTCGCGAGCGGATGATGCGCCCGGACGCGGAGATACTGCCCGATCCAGCGCCGCGCATCCTCGTCCAGCCGCAGCGGACGCTGCTTGCGTCCTTTGCCTGTGATCTGCACGGCATCGGGAATGGTGCCGAGATGCCGCACCTGCGCTGTTTTCAGCGATAAGACCTCCGAGATACGCCCGCCGCTGGCGAACAGCGCGCCGATCAATGCCTGATTGCGCAGCAGCGAGAGATACTCCCGAAAGGCGCGCGCATCATCCGACGCGGGCGGCGCACCGCCGCGCTGTGCGAGAAAGGCCGCGAGACAGTCTGGATAGTAGTTCGGCAGATCGCGGAGATCGGGGATGCGGGGAGCGACGGGAGGGTTGCGCCGCTCGACCATCCGCTCCAGCCGGTCGCGGACACCTGCGGGCTGGAGATGTTTGCCGCGATCATTCGGCACGCCCTGCGGTAGCTCGCCATCGTGGACCAGATCCTGAAGCCAGCGCGTGAGCACGCCGATATAATCCAAGATCGTGTGATGATGCAGCCTGCGGGCCTTGAGCGAG
This window encodes:
- a CDS encoding tyrosine-type recombinase/integrase, yielding MGAGKTLEVALETWLADLAERRLSERTIITYRSALAQFRQWVETQPETIELATLHLRTFQDFIDSLKARRLHHHTILDYIGVLTRWLQDLVHDGELPQGVPNDRGKHLQPAGVRDRLERMVERRNPPVAPRIPDLRDLPNYYPDCLAAFLAQRGGAPPASDDARAFREYLSLLRNQALIGALFASGGRISEVLSLKTAQVRHLGTIPDAVQITGKGRKQRPLRLDEDARRWIGQYLRVRAHHPLAKIQSAEYLFISHGPRGAGAQLTSVTGWRVVKAAADALADAQVADGAAPREVRALRAVSPHAIRHYVAQYMLEEGGLAYQDIAAIFGHSSAIVTEQVYARLSDERTLELADTAAPRRRKPR